The genomic DNA CCCGTTATCACGGTCGGAGGCGGGGAGTAGCGGCTCTGTGAGGTGACTCGCGGCCATCGAACTTCCTTGCTTATTTATTGCGAGCGTTCGGTAGTGGGCCTTGATGACCCCGCTCGAACTCAGCCTTCGCCTGATCGCTGGTCTCGCTCTCATCTTGACCAACGGCTTTTTCGTCGCTATCGAGTTCGCACTGACGCGCGCTCGGCAGTTCAGCGAACAGGAGTTCATCGACGGGAACCCCGCCCTCGAACGGGCGTGGGAGATGACACAGAACCTGGAGATCTATCTGACGACCTGCCAGGTCGGGATCACGGCGTCGAGTATCGCGGTCGGGATCGTCGCAGAGCCCGCACTGGCGGCGTTGTTCGAGCCGTATTTCGCCACCACGCCGCTCGCGTCCATCGGGGCGGGTGCGATAATCGCATTCGGGATCATCAATCTCTTGCACCTCACCCACGGGGAACAGACACCGACCTACCTCGGCGTCGAGCGCTCTCGGATGGTGTGTCGGTACGGGGCGACGCCGCTGTACTGGTTCAACTGGCTCATCTCCCCGCTCATCACGCTCGGCGACTGGATCGCCAAGGCCACGCTCAAGCTGTTCGGCATCGAGATGACCGGGGCGTGGCTGGAAACCGAAGAGGAGGTCCTCGAATCACGGGCCCAACTCCGCAATCGGCTGCACTCGCTTCTCGAGGAGGGCGAACTCCCGGAGGAGCGGCGCGACGAAGTCCTCGGCGCACTCGATATCGACGAGCTCTCGGTCAGCGAGATTATGGTTCCGGCGGACGACATCGTCGCGCTCTCGACCACGCTCTCGGTCGACGAGAACTTCGATCGCATCCGCCACACGCCGCACACCCGATTCCCGCTGGTGGGCGAGGGGCTGACGGACTTCCACGGGATCGTGTACGCCCCGTCGATCATCGACCACTACGAGGACCTCGTGGACGGCAACGTCACCTTCACCGAGATCGCGGCCCCCTCGATGACACTCGCGGCGGAGACGAACGTCAGCAACGCGTTCGATCAGTTCCAGGCCGAGGATCAGGAACTCGCGCTCGTCCTCGAAAACGGCGAAGTCGTGGGGCTCCTCACGGCGACGGACACCCTCGAAGCGGTGATGGGTGAACTCGAGGATCCGCTCGACCAGCAGGCGTCAACGTGACTCGGTCATCCCTCCGATCGAGCGACGACTCGGTGCCCCCCGATCGGCCTGCACAGCCTCGGTTCGGGGCGAAAACGGACAGGGAAGGACCCGTTGACGGCCGAACGCGGTGCGTATCCGGGTGATCCGCAGGCGGAAGACGGAGCGATCGGCGGCGACCCCGAAATCGGATACCGACCCGGCGCCGTCCTCGCGGGTGCGGCTACTCCGACGTCCGAGATTCGAACAGTCGGCTATTCAGCGCGGACAGGGCCACGTTGAGGAGGAGGAACACGACGAACCCGACGGCGATCCATCCCCACTCGACGAGGGTGAGGGGAACGACCTGGAAGAAGTCGTGAAGCGGTGTGTACAGGACCGCGAGCTGGACGAGGAGTGACGCGCCGATCGCACCGACGAGCCATAGATTCGAGCGGAGCGTCTGGTCGTACCGAGAGCGGATGACCTGAATTCGGATCAGCTCGACGACCACGATGAACGTGAACAGGAGCGACTGCGCGCGGAGAAGCGACCCCGTGCGGTCGAGCGCGTAAAAAAAGATACCCAGGCCCGTCACCGCTAACAGAACCGCGATCGTCAGTATCGACACGAGCACGCGCGTGTTTATCACCCCTTCGTCGGTGGGTCGCGGGGGCCGGTCCATGAGCCCGTCCGCGTGTGGGTCTGCCCCCAACGCGAGGGCGGGAAGCGTGTCCGCGACGAGGTTGATCCAGAGGATCAGGACCGGTGTCAAGATCAACGCTTGCGACGTCCCCGAGAACTGTTCGGGGAGGAGCAAACTCCCGAGTAACACGCCGAGGAACACCACCAGTACCTCGCCGGTGTTGGTCGAGACGAGGTAGTTGACGAACTTGCGGACGTTCTCGAAGATGCCCCGTCCCTCTTCGATGGCGTCGCGAATCGTCGCGAAGTTGTCGTCCTGCAGAATCATATCAGACGCCTGCCGAGCGACGTCGGTGCCGCGCTGTCCCATCGCCACCCCGACGTCGGCCTGCGTGAGCGCCGGGGCGTCGTTGACGCCGTCGCCGGTCATCACCACGTTGTGTCCGTTGCCTTGGAGCGCGTGCAGAATGCGGACCTTGTGATCCGGTTCGACCCGGGCGAACACGTCCACGTCTTCGATAGTTCGCCCCAGTTCCTCGTCGGACTGTTCGGTGACGTCACCGCCCGTGAGGGCGCCATCGGAGTCGAGCCCGATTTGCTCGCCGACGGCTCGAGCGGTCGCGAGGTTGTCGCCGGTCGCCAACACCGTTCGAACGCCGGCCGATCGACAGTCGGCGATCGCGTCCTCGACTCCCTCCCGGGGTGGATCGAGCATCCCTTGTAAGCCGAGAAACACCATCCCGTCCTCGATTCGCTCCGGGTCGGCCGAGGGGTCACCGACGGGCTTCGACGCGAATCCCAGCACCCGAAGCGCGTCGGTCGCGAACGACTGCGTTCGGTCGAGGATCTCCTGTCGCTTTTCGTCGGTGAGTTCGGACACGTCGCCACCTTCGAGGACGGCGTCGCACCGTTCCAGGACGGTTTCGGGCGCCCCCTTCATATACGCCGTCGGCTCTTCGCCTCCGACGATGACGGTCATCCGCTTTCGCTCCGAGGAGAACTGGATCTCCCGGATCCGCTCTTCGGACGGGTGAACACCCGCGTCGTCCGCCACCCGCCTGAGGGCGACTTCGGTCGGCTCACCGCGATACTCGCCGTCGTCCGTTCGGTCCACGTTGTTGCAGAGGGTCCCACACCGCAACAGCGGGGCGACTTCCGAACGACGCTCTCGATCGCCGTCAGCAGCAACCCGCTGGCTGTCAACCCCGTCAGGCGCCGATTCCGCGTTCGATTCAGACAGGTCGACGACGGTGCCGGAGGCGTAGAGCCGCGTCACCGTCATACGGTTTTCCGTCACCGTGCCCGTCTTGTCGGTGACGATAACGTCGACCGAACCGAGGCTCTCTACGACCGGGAGTCGTCTGACCAGCGCATTCCGATCGACCATCTCTCGTGCGCCCAGTGCCAGCGTGAACGTCACGACCGCAGGGAGCCCCTCCGGAACGCCCGCGACGGCGAGGGTGATGCCAACGAGGAGAATCGCGGTCGGTTCTGTCGCCGTGAACAGGAACTGGACAGCGACGACCAAGAGGATCAACGACACGACGAGACCCCCTATTTGCTTGCCGAGGTGTTCGACTTCGGCCTGGAACGGCGTCTGTCTGTCGTCAGCCTCGTCCAACTGGGTGGCGATACCCCCGACCTCCGTCTCCATACCGGTCTCGACGACGACCGCCCTGCCTCGACCCCTCACGGCGGTCGTATTCTTGTAGACCATGTTGCTGCGCTCGGCAAGCGGCGTGTCTTCGGCGACGCGCCCGGTCGTCTTCTCGACGGGCGTGCTCTCTCCGGTGAGCGGAGACTCGTTCGTCCGCAACTCCTCGGCGTCGAGTACTCTGGCGTCGGCCGGAATCGCGTCCCCCTGTTCGAAATAAATGACGTCTCCCGGGACGAGTCGCTCCGCGTCGATCGAGCGTTTCTCACCGTCACGCAGGACGATCGCCTCCGGAGTTGCGAGTTCACGAAGCGCTTCGATGGACCGGCTGGCCTGGTAATCCTGAACGAATCCGAACACGCTGTTGGCGGCGATGATGAGGACGATGAACACCGCCTCCGTGTAACTCGGCTCCCCGCCCGGAATGAATCCGGTGCCGAGTGACAGAAGCGCCGCCACGGCGAGAAGATAGATCAGCGGGTTACGGAACTGAGAGCGGAGCAGATCGAGGACCGACGTCCGTTCGGCCTCGCGGATGTCGTTCGTCCCGTACTCGGATAGCCTGCGGTCTGCCTCGTCGGACGAGAGCCCCTCCTCGTCGGTCGCCAACGCCGAGAAGATCTCGTCTGCCGGTGTCGTATACCAGGATTCCGCGTGGGTCGTGTCAGCGCTGGGGGGAGTCATACTGTCGAGAGGCTACAATCGGCACGGGCGTTCGAACGCCTGCTGGGGACGCCGCACGCGGTCCGGTTCTATCTTTAAATTCGTACAGCTCTCCGCTCTCGGATATTACGGGTGATGTGAAAACACAGTCCGGGTATTCATAAACGTCCCGACGACCCTCCGTTTTCTCAGTGCGTTTCTCCAGTGCCGGGGGCGGACGCTGGGCCCGCCAATACTGGAACAGTGACGTCCGGACGAGATGCGCAGTGACGCTTCCCGGCACGTATCGGTCAAAGCCCGCTGGCCCGCGGGCGCCGACGACGATACAGAAGTAGAGACCGTGCGTTTCGATCCACAATAGTAGCGTTTGCAAGTCTTCACTCACTCGATCGCACGCTGTCGTGCGATCGGCTGAGCAATCGGTTGCAAACGCTACGATAGCTTGTGCATCGCTTCGTGAGCACTGTCGGGACGAGAGTCGAAATACGTGCCGGGAAGAACAGGGCGGTACGATTCGCTCGTGCTCTGTGCCAGGGTACCGGACTCTATCCGGCCATACTATCAGTTTCGAATACTGTTTTTGAAATTGATTAATTTGGCATCGAACGGTTCCATTCACCTGTTCACAATCGGGGAGGAGAAGGCCGGTCTACAGTCCACCGGGGACAGGAACTCGGATCACGTCGCGGCCGACCAAACCGCGATCTAGATCGGCTATCACGGTACTGGCTGTACGCTACTGCCGACACTGACACTAACGAATACGTGCACACAAAGCCCGGAACGGTACGAGACCTCGGTCTCTCCGAAATTTCTTTCGTTGAACCACGCGAGAAACACGACTCGAAGACGCACTGTTTCTCGTCGATGACGCGCAGTGGCATCAGGAAACACTCCGTCCTCACGGCCTCCGATTTCAGCAGAAGACAACAGGAATCGGGATGCTGTCGAGTATATCTATGAAAATATAAAACAACGGAAGAGACAATTTCCGGTTACTTCCGAAACGGCGATCCGGGGACAGCCGAAACGTAGGCGCTCGCAGGAGCAACGTGTCAAAACCAGCCGGCGGGTTGAGCGATGTCGCTACACGAAGAAGTCGACGGACGATGGCACAGCCGTGCAACTACGCCGGAGTCACGTAAACCGGACGCCGACGTCGTGCATCCCGTCGTTTTTCACCGCGAGATTGATCAGGAGCGGCGTGATCGATTCGACCTCGACGGCGTTCGAAATCGGCCCCGCGTAGACGGCCCGAAGCCCCTCGACGTCCGCTATCACCGCTGCGACCGTTTCGGCCGCCGCCTCGTCGTCGGCGACGATCGCGGCGTCGAGACCTAACTCGGTATCGAGTGCTGCGAGCCGTTTTGCGGGGAGGTTGTGAAACGTCCCCACCACCGGAACGTTCGCGGGGACGGCCTCCGCGGCGGCCGCCGTGATGCTTTTTTCGGCCTCCGCTCTCTCGTAGTGAAACCCGTCGTCGTCGCGGGACATCTTCACGGCCGGACTGACCACGATCGTCTCCTCGTCCAACGCCCCGCTCACCGCCTCGATCGTGTCGACGACGTGTTCCGGGGGCACCGCGAGCACGACGATATCGGCGCCCTCCGTCGCCGCTCGGTTAGAGTCGCCTTCGACCGTCGCGCTCTCTGCGAATCCGCCGATTCGTTCGAGATAGTCCTCGGCGCACCGACGCGCTTTTCCTGGATCTCGTGACCCGATGACGAGTTCGTGATCCGTGTCTCGACCCAGACGCAAGGCGAGTCCCTCACCGACGTCTCCAGTACCGCCTAAGAGTGCAATCCGCATATCCGTGCCTTCCCATATCCCAAAATAAATGTTTCGGTCGAGTGGAGGTTTCCCGCCGAGCGTTCGAGGTATCAAAACAATCAAATACCCTCGCGAATTCAATGCGAATGAGATATAATTGATCTTCAAAAAATGATCAAAAGTAATACACCGTCGTTCGAGTGGGGAATCGAACTCACGCCCGACGTTCCGGCGAGTGACGTCGCCGAACTGGGGACGGTCGTCGAGTCGACCGGGTTCGATGTCGCGTTCGGATCGTGTCACTACAACAACCGTGACCCGTTCGTCGCGCTCGATCGCCTCGCGGCCGCGACCGACGAGATACGACTCGGGCCGGGGGTAGCGAACCCGTACGACGTCCATCCGGTGCGACTGGCGTCGCTGGTGGCGACGCTCTCGGAGGTCAGCAACGGGCGCACGGTGCTGGGGTTGGGGGCGGGCGATCCCTCCACCCTACGGAACCTCGGCCTCGAGTGGGACCGACCGCTCACACGGGTTCGCGAGACGATGCGCGTCCACCGACGGCTCTGGGCGGGCGAGCGTGTCGACCACGACGGGACCTTTCAGGTCAACGATGCGGGCTTGAACTACGAGGCGGACCAGGTCCCCGTGTTCGTCGGTGCGCAGGGACCGCGTATGATCCAGATGGCGGCGGAGAACGCCGACGGAGTGCTGGTGAACGCCTCGCATCCGGACGACTACGCCTGGGCGGCAGAGCAGGTGAACTCCGGTCTCGATTCCCGAGCGGACTCCCGCGACGCGTTCACGTTCGCCGCCTTCGCGAGCGTCAGCGTCGACACGGACGCGTCCGCGGCGGAGAACGCCGCACGCCCCCCCGTCGCGTTCATCGCCGCCGGTGCCCCCGAGGAAGTCATAGAACGTCACGGACTCGACGCCGGTCGCACCGAGGAGATCGGGGCGGCGATCTCCGCAGGAGAGTTCGATCGGGCCTACGACCTGGTGACGGCGAACATGCTCGATACCTTCTGTATCGCCGGCACGCCGTCGTCGGTGGCTGATCGGATCGCATCCATTCGCGAAT from Halobellus limi includes the following:
- a CDS encoding CNNM domain-containing protein; the protein is MTPLELSLRLIAGLALILTNGFFVAIEFALTRARQFSEQEFIDGNPALERAWEMTQNLEIYLTTCQVGITASSIAVGIVAEPALAALFEPYFATTPLASIGAGAIIAFGIINLLHLTHGEQTPTYLGVERSRMVCRYGATPLYWFNWLISPLITLGDWIAKATLKLFGIEMTGAWLETEEEVLESRAQLRNRLHSLLEEGELPEERRDEVLGALDIDELSVSEIMVPADDIVALSTTLSVDENFDRIRHTPHTRFPLVGEGLTDFHGIVYAPSIIDHYEDLVDGNVTFTEIAAPSMTLAAETNVSNAFDQFQAEDQELALVLENGEVVGLLTATDTLEAVMGELEDPLDQQAST
- the npdG gene encoding NADPH-dependent F420 reductase, with translation MRIALLGGTGDVGEGLALRLGRDTDHELVIGSRDPGKARRCAEDYLERIGGFAESATVEGDSNRAATEGADIVVLAVPPEHVVDTIEAVSGALDEETIVVSPAVKMSRDDDGFHYERAEAEKSITAAAAEAVPANVPVVGTFHNLPAKRLAALDTELGLDAAIVADDEAAAETVAAVIADVEGLRAVYAGPISNAVEVESITPLLINLAVKNDGMHDVGVRFT
- a CDS encoding 5,10-methylenetetrahydromethanopterin reductase; this translates as MIKSNTPSFEWGIELTPDVPASDVAELGTVVESTGFDVAFGSCHYNNRDPFVALDRLAAATDEIRLGPGVANPYDVHPVRLASLVATLSEVSNGRTVLGLGAGDPSTLRNLGLEWDRPLTRVRETMRVHRRLWAGERVDHDGTFQVNDAGLNYEADQVPVFVGAQGPRMIQMAAENADGVLVNASHPDDYAWAAEQVNSGLDSRADSRDAFTFAAFASVSVDTDASAAENAARPPVAFIAAGAPEEVIERHGLDAGRTEEIGAAISAGEFDRAYDLVTANMLDTFCIAGTPSSVADRIASIREYTDAFVAASPLGPDRKEAIELLGEVRERLSTRGPTDD
- a CDS encoding cation-translocating P-type ATPase encodes the protein MTPPSADTTHAESWYTTPADEIFSALATDEEGLSSDEADRRLSEYGTNDIREAERTSVLDLLRSQFRNPLIYLLAVAALLSLGTGFIPGGEPSYTEAVFIVLIIAANSVFGFVQDYQASRSIEALRELATPEAIVLRDGEKRSIDAERLVPGDVIYFEQGDAIPADARVLDAEELRTNESPLTGESTPVEKTTGRVAEDTPLAERSNMVYKNTTAVRGRGRAVVVETGMETEVGGIATQLDEADDRQTPFQAEVEHLGKQIGGLVVSLILLVVAVQFLFTATEPTAILLVGITLAVAGVPEGLPAVVTFTLALGAREMVDRNALVRRLPVVESLGSVDVIVTDKTGTVTENRMTVTRLYASGTVVDLSESNAESAPDGVDSQRVAADGDRERRSEVAPLLRCGTLCNNVDRTDDGEYRGEPTEVALRRVADDAGVHPSEERIREIQFSSERKRMTVIVGGEEPTAYMKGAPETVLERCDAVLEGGDVSELTDEKRQEILDRTQSFATDALRVLGFASKPVGDPSADPERIEDGMVFLGLQGMLDPPREGVEDAIADCRSAGVRTVLATGDNLATARAVGEQIGLDSDGALTGGDVTEQSDEELGRTIEDVDVFARVEPDHKVRILHALQGNGHNVVMTGDGVNDAPALTQADVGVAMGQRGTDVARQASDMILQDDNFATIRDAIEEGRGIFENVRKFVNYLVSTNTGEVLVVFLGVLLGSLLLPEQFSGTSQALILTPVLILWINLVADTLPALALGADPHADGLMDRPPRPTDEGVINTRVLVSILTIAVLLAVTGLGIFFYALDRTGSLLRAQSLLFTFIVVVELIRIQVIRSRYDQTLRSNLWLVGAIGASLLVQLAVLYTPLHDFFQVVPLTLVEWGWIAVGFVVFLLLNVALSALNSRLFESRTSE